The sequence GTATTGTATCTTTCAACTATCCTCTCAATAGACTCATCGGAGTTGTTTTTAATAGCTCCCAATGCAAAAACAATAGTTTTTTCCTCTAAGGGATTAAGGGTAAGATCAATTCTCAAAGAAGCAATATCGTCCTCCCACTTTCCAAAGGTATTTGTTAATCTTCCTTCAATAAGAGCCTTAGGAGACTTTAAATCTCCAAACATTCCAATAAATTCCTCTTTAGAACCTTCCGCCTCAATGGCAGGAATATTTGCCCAATGAAAGGCAGTGTACTCCCAATCTCTATTCCAATGTTGTCCCTTCTCATTAGGAATCTCCCATAACCTTTTTTTAGAAAATATGTAATTCCCCTCTTTATTAAAATAAGTTTCTATAAAGGTTTTATGAAACTCTCTATGCCAATCAGGAGAAGCACCAAGATTCCATTCCAAATAGGTAAAGAGTGAAAGATGCTTAGTTTTTGAAGATTCATTCTTTATCCTTAGAAGCCAAATTTCAACGGGATCATTTATGGGTACAAATATGGTAAACTCAGACCTTATTCCATAATATTTTGTATTAAATATGGAATAGCCAATACCATGAATAAGTTCAAAATCCTCGTAATCCTTACAGACTGGTTTCCATGGTATAGACCAAAATTCTTTAGTTTCATTATCTCTTATATAAATATACTTTCCCCAATCATCCTTTATAAGGTCTTGATTCCAACGAGTTATTCTATTTAGGGAAGCATGGGTTCTAAAACTATAAGAGGAACCAGTATTTGAGATCACAAGACCATAATCACCATTAGATATAACATTAACCCATGGTCTTGGAGTTTTTGGTGTTTTTATAACATACTCTTTTCCATTATCTTTAAAATAACCATATTTTGTCTCAAATAATCTTTCCATTTTTCTCTCCTTTCTTAACCGGTTAATTTTAAATCAAAAACCAAAAAATAATGCAAGGAAAGAAAAATTTAAATTCTACTACATGACCTGCGCTCAATAAGTTGCGTCTTCAAGAAGTATTTCTTTTGCTCTAAAACTTCACCTGAAAGTAGTCTTATAAGAATCTTTGCAGATACTTCCCCTAATTGATAGATAGGCTGCATTATTGTAGTAAGGGGAGGATTACTTAATACGCTTGCCTCAATATTATCAAAGCCTATAACAGAAACATCCTCTGGAACCCTTAATCCTTCTTCCTTTAATGCCTTAATAGCGCCCAATGCCATATGGTCATTGGCAGAAAAAATAGCAGTAAATTTTTCGCCAGTGCTAAGAAGGGATTTTACCGCTTTATATCCTCCCTCTCTTGTAAAATCACCCCTTAAAACAAGCTTCTCATTAAAAGGAATATTATATTTTTCCAATGCCTTAAGATATCCTCTAAATCTAAACTCGCTATCCCATGCCTCCTTAGAACCATGAATAAACGCAATTTCCCTATGTCCCAAGGATATAAGATATTCTGTTGCCTTAAAACCACCATCCTCATTATCTACAACAACAGAATAAATATTTTCACCATCATAGGGATAATCAATAAAAACGAAGGGTATTTTTGAATCTATAATTTTATTTATAAAGCCTTCATCGATGTGGTAAGCCATAACAATTACTCCATCTACAATACCCATATTTAGAAAATCAAAAACTTGATGTTCTTTTTCTGGATTAGCATGAGTACTATAAAGGTTCAAAAAGTATCCATGTCTACTTAAGGTTTTTTCAACCCCTTTTATTATTTTTGCATAAAAGACATCACTTATATCCGGTATTACAAGGGCTATAAAATTAGTTTTCTTTCCAGCAAGGGCTTGTGCCAGCTTATTAGGTTTATACCCATATTCTTCTATAATACGAAGAATTTTTTCTCTGACCTCTTCACTAACCCCTGGTTTGTTATTCAATACATAGGATACAGCCCCTTTAGAGACCCCCGCCAGTTTAGCAATATCATTAATTGTAAGCTTATTCTTCTCTCTCTTCATATTACTTAACCGTTTAAGTTACTCTGGGGAAATTTTATATTAAAAAATTTTTAATGTCAATACCCCTTTCCCCCTGACGAAAATTTTTAAAAGTGATCCATATTAAATTGTGTTAATTAACATGTGTTAGTAAAGGAGGTTGGGAAAGAAAAAATAAAAAGTAAACATATTTCTCCAGGTTTCCTTCCTCTATTTTAATTAATTTGAGGAGGTGCTTTTATGAAAAAGTTTGGTTTGATTCTTTTGTTACTTTTAGTTTCCGTTTTTGTAATGACTCAAATCAATGCCGCTTCTCCAATTAAAGTAGTAATATGGGAACAAGACGATCCAACAGGCGATGAACTCATGGACAAATGGGCACAAGAAATAAATAAACTCTATCCTGATATTGTAGTTGAGAGAGTACATTATAGCACCGAAGATCTAAGAAGCAATTTCCAAACTGCCGCTTTAGCTGGAAAAGGACCTCATTTAGTTTATGGACCTTATGATAACATTGGGCCTTTTGTTACAATGGGAATTATTCAGCCCTTGGATAATTTCGTTCCAAAGGACTTCTTAGCAAAATTTGATCCCACTGCCTTAAAAGGAAATATGTATCAAGGAAAACTTTGGGCACTTCCTGATAGAATTGGAAATCACCTCTGCCTCCTTTACAACAAGAAATTAGTAAAAGTTGTTCCAAGAGATATGGATACCTTTATTAAATTAGCTAAATCCTTAACTAAGGACATCAACAAGGATGGTAAGATAGATCAGTGGGGATTAGTATACAATCTAAATGAACCCTATTGGCTTCCACCATTCTTAGGAGGATTTGGTGGATGGGTAATGGATGATAACGCAAACCCCACTTTAAATACAGATGCAATGGTAAAAGCATTGCAACTTGTACAAGACTTTAAATTTAAGCATAAAATTGTACCCCCAGATTGCGATTACAACTTAGCAGACACATTATTCAAAGAAGGGAAAGCAGCATTCTTGATAAATGGTCCTTGGTCCTTTGCAGGATATGTGGAAGCAAAAGTAGATTTTGGCGTAACTCGTATTCCTAAGATTAACGAGACAGGTTTATGGCCTACTCCAATGAGTGGTATGAAAGGATACAGTGTTTCTAAAATAGTAACCGATCCAAAAGAAAAAGATGCTGTTCTTAAGGTTTTAATGTACTTTACCGATGAGAAGGCTCAGAAAGAGATGCTTAGAAAAGTTAAATGGCTACCTACCAATAAGAACGCCTTAAAAGACCCATTTATAAATGAAGATCCAATACTTAAAGGTTCTGCATATCAGTTAGAAGTTGCAAAACCTATGCCCATTGTTCCTGAAATGAGAGCTATTTGGGATGCTATTAGAGGTCCTCAAGAATTAGTTATGGCAGGAAAGATGACTCCAAAAGATGCTGCAGAAGCAATGCAAAAGGATGCTGAGAAGAGAATTAAAGAAATGCTAGGAAAGTAATGATTTTAAAGGGAGGGAGGATAGCTCCCTCCTTCTTTTAAGAGGAGGATAATTAGAGATGCAAAGAAAAAAAATTATACCATATCTTCTCATTGCTCCAGCCATGCTAATAATGATAGCAGTAACTTTTTATCCTTTGGTTTACAGTTTTTATATTGCAATGACCAATATGAGTATGTACAGTTTCTTTAATCCCAAATTTATTGGCTTAGAAAACTTCAAAAAGATATTTTCCGACATAGAATTTTATATTTTATTTTTTAGAACTGTAATTTGGACTGTTGTAAACGTCTTTTTCCATGTGGTTATTGGAGTTATGTTAGCCTTATTGCTAAACAAAAGACTTCCTGGGAGCGGATTATTTAGAATTCTCTTGATCCTTCCATGGGCAACTCCCCAATATATAGTGGCACTAACCTGGAGAAATATGTTTAATTTTAGATATGGAGCCATCAATTTATTATTAGAAAAGATAGGTCTGCAGCCTATTCCTTGGCTTTCAGATCCATTTTGGGCTTTTGTTGCCGTAATAATAACTAATATTTGGCTTGGATTTCCATTTATGACAGTTGTAACCCTTGGAGGGCTTCAAGCTATACCTCCTCAACTTTATGAGGCTGCAGATGTGGACGGTGCAAATCCAAGGCAAAAATTATTTAAGATAACTTTACCATTATTAAAGCCTGTTTTAATACCCGCTATCACATTAGGTGTGATTTGGACCTTTAACATGTTAAACGTTATTTTCCTAATAACTCGTGGAGGACCTGGAGAGAAAACCCATATATTGGTAACTAAGATGTATACTTCTGCTTTTGATTTTTATAGATACGGATATGCATCCGCACTATCAGTCGTAGTATTTATAATTCTCCTTATATTCTCCGCTTTCTTTATAAAACTAAGTCAAAGTAGGGAGGTAGCAAGATGAATAGCAGTATAAAAAGAAGAAAAATCATATCTAACATCTTTGCTTATTTAATTCTCATTCTATTCTCTCTTATTTCCCTATATCCTATTTTAAATGTACTTTCAGTCTCACTAAGACCTTACAATAGAGTATTTGTAACCTCCCTAAGGATCATTCCTGAGGACGCATCCCTTGAAAACTATTATGTTCTTTTTACCAAAAGACCTTTCTTAAGATGGATGCTAAACAGTATCATCGTATCTGTTTCTGTAAGTATAATAGGAGTTGCAGTTGCATCCTTAGCTGCCTATGGATTTTCCCGTTTCAAGTTTATTGGAAGACAAATTAGCCTACTTTCCTTTTTGGTAACCCAAATGTTTCCTCCTGCCATGTTTCTAATTCCTATATATCTCTTATTAAATAAGTTTAACCTTTTGGACAGTTTTAGAGGCTTAATAATTCCATACATTCCTTTAGTTCTACCTATGGCAGTTTGGATTTTAAAAGGATATTATGATTCTATCCCTATAGATTTAGAAGAGGCAGCACGCATTGATGGAGCAACCTTATTAGGAGCCTTTTATAGAATAGTCCTTCCTTTAGCATCTCCAGCTTTGGTAATTACCTTTCTCTTTTCTTTTATGAGTGCATGGTCTGAGTATATTATTGCAAGAGTGGTTTTAAGTAAAGTAGAACTTTTTACCCTACCTTTAGGACTTGCGAACCTAATAATTAATGAATTTCAGACAGATTGGGGAACATACTCTGCAGGAGCCTTAATTGTAACTATCCCAGTTCTAATAATATTCTTAAGTATTTCCAAATATATTGTAGGAGGTCTTACCTTAGGTGGAGTTACAGGAGAATAAAAAGGAGGTGAGATCCTTAAAAAACCTGTTAAAATTTTTAATTTTTATTCCTTTTTTAAATTTTCTTACAAAATTTTCAATGAGGAGGTAAAAAGATGCGTAAGTTATTAGTTCTTTTAGGTATTTTTATCTTTGTTCTCTTCTCTCTTTCTTATGCACAAGAAGTAACTTTATACGGTTATAGTGAGATAGGAGTAAAAAGCGAATTTTTAAAGGACGCTAATGGGAATTACACAAACACTTTAGGACCTGTAACCTTACAATATTGGAATACATACTTCAAAATAAAGGCAGAGCCATCAAGCTGGCTTGAAAGCTACTTTGAGTTAAAAATGTATCCAAGTTATTTGAATAATTATTCTTTCACATATACTTGGAAAGATGATTCGGGTAACACCCATACAGATACATTTTCAGTAAATGTATTTTATCCTGGGATTGAGATTCAAAAAGCACACCTTACTGCAAAAAGCTCCCTCTTAAATGTAAGAGTCTATTACAAAGAGGATGCAACTCCCTTTGATGATCCATTACAGTTAAATAAGCCTGGAGATCTTCCTGGTTCCTCTTGGATTTGGGGTAATGGTATTGAGCTTTCTGGAAAGGTATTTGATACAAACTTCTTAGCAGGAATCAACTCATCTGATCAGATCTCCTATCTAAGATTAAAGAGAGCTTTACAGCCTCTTACCGTTGGATTTACCGCAATGGGAACAAATTGGGGAGAGGCAAATAAGGGTAAGAGCCTCTTTGCAGTAGATGCTACTGGAAAAGTAGGACCAGTAGATCTAAAAGCAGAGGGAATTTATGGTAAATGTGTATGGGGACCAAATCCAGAAGATTCTGAAGGTGGAATGGTTCTTTATGCAGATCTTTCCTCTCAGGTAACACCAATGGTTAAGGTCTATGGTACTGCAAAGAAGGTAGATCTTGGATATATGCATCAATTCAACTGGTTCAAAACAGATCAAACCCAATTAATCCCTGGAACAAGTGGTTCTGCAGGTACATACCTTAAAGTAGGAGCAGTAGTAACACCTCTTTCCAATCTTTCTGTAGAACCTATTGTAGAGCTAATTAATAGAGAGGATACAACAGAAAAAACAACTAAACTTACAGGAATTGTAACTTTCAATCCAACAAAACAAGTATCCCTGAAAGGAACCTTAGTAAACTCAAAAGTAAATGATAATGAACCTTCCACAAATATAACAGGAGAAGTAACAGTAACACCAGCTTCTAACGTAACATTATATG is a genomic window of Dictyoglomus sp. NZ13-RE01 containing:
- a CDS encoding LacI family transcriptional regulator, giving the protein MKREKNKLTINDIAKLAGVSKGAVSYVLNNKPGVSEEVREKILRIIEEYGYKPNKLAQALAGKKTNFIALVIPDISDVFYAKIIKGVEKTLSRHGYFLNLYSTHANPEKEHQVFDFLNMGIVDGVIVMAYHIDEGFINKIIDSKIPFVFIDYPYDGENIYSVVVDNEDGGFKATEYLISLGHREIAFIHGSKEAWDSEFRFRGYLKALEKYNIPFNEKLVLRGDFTREGGYKAVKSLLSTGEKFTAIFSANDHMALGAIKALKEEGLRVPEDVSVIGFDNIEASVLSNPPLTTIMQPIYQLGEVSAKILIRLLSGEVLEQKKYFLKTQLIERRSCSRI
- a CDS encoding ABC transporter substrate-binding protein, translated to MKKFGLILLLLLVSVFVMTQINAASPIKVVIWEQDDPTGDELMDKWAQEINKLYPDIVVERVHYSTEDLRSNFQTAALAGKGPHLVYGPYDNIGPFVTMGIIQPLDNFVPKDFLAKFDPTALKGNMYQGKLWALPDRIGNHLCLLYNKKLVKVVPRDMDTFIKLAKSLTKDINKDGKIDQWGLVYNLNEPYWLPPFLGGFGGWVMDDNANPTLNTDAMVKALQLVQDFKFKHKIVPPDCDYNLADTLFKEGKAAFLINGPWSFAGYVEAKVDFGVTRIPKINETGLWPTPMSGMKGYSVSKIVTDPKEKDAVLKVLMYFTDEKAQKEMLRKVKWLPTNKNALKDPFINEDPILKGSAYQLEVAKPMPIVPEMRAIWDAIRGPQELVMAGKMTPKDAAEAMQKDAEKRIKEMLGK
- a CDS encoding ABC transporter permease, which produces MQRKKIIPYLLIAPAMLIMIAVTFYPLVYSFYIAMTNMSMYSFFNPKFIGLENFKKIFSDIEFYILFFRTVIWTVVNVFFHVVIGVMLALLLNKRLPGSGLFRILLILPWATPQYIVALTWRNMFNFRYGAINLLLEKIGLQPIPWLSDPFWAFVAVIITNIWLGFPFMTVVTLGGLQAIPPQLYEAADVDGANPRQKLFKITLPLLKPVLIPAITLGVIWTFNMLNVIFLITRGGPGEKTHILVTKMYTSAFDFYRYGYASALSVVVFIILLIFSAFFIKLSQSREVAR
- a CDS encoding ABC transporter, giving the protein MISNIFAYLILILFSLISLYPILNVLSVSLRPYNRVFVTSLRIIPEDASLENYYVLFTKRPFLRWMLNSIIVSVSVSIIGVAVASLAAYGFSRFKFIGRQISLLSFLVTQMFPPAMFLIPIYLLLNKFNLLDSFRGLIIPYIPLVLPMAVWILKGYYDSIPIDLEEAARIDGATLLGAFYRIVLPLASPALVITFLFSFMSAWSEYIIARVVLSKVELFTLPLGLANLIINEFQTDWGTYSAGALIVTIPVLIIFLSISKYIVGGLTLGGVTGE